A window from Flavobacterium sp. 83 encodes these proteins:
- a CDS encoding DUF3127 domain-containing protein produces the protein MEVTGKIKMIDQTKEVGSGGFKKRDVVVTTDEQYPQHILVQFVQDKCDLLNGFQAGEAVKIDINLRGREWTNPQGETVYFNTIQGWRIGKLQAEAPAAQMPPMPAAAAFAPATNLNEEEADDLPF, from the coding sequence ATGGAAGTTACAGGAAAAATTAAAATGATCGATCAAACTAAAGAAGTTGGATCTGGAGGTTTCAAAAAAAGAGATGTAGTTGTTACAACTGACGAGCAGTATCCACAACATATTCTAGTTCAGTTTGTTCAGGATAAATGTGACTTATTGAACGGTTTTCAAGCAGGTGAAGCTGTAAAAATTGATATTAATTTAAGAGGTAGAGAATGGACAAATCCTCAGGGAGAAACTGTTTATTTCAATACAATCCAAGGATGGAGAATAGGAAAGTTACAAGCTGAAGCTCCAGCTGCACAAATGCCTCCTATGCCTGCAGCTGCAGCATTTGCGCCAGCTACAAACTTAAACGAAGAAGAAGCAGACGATTTACCATTTTAA
- the aat gene encoding leucyl/phenylalanyl-tRNA--protein transferase, which produces MYYLTAALSFPPVSQTNSSGILALGGDLSTERLQLAYANGIFPWFEDGEPITWWSPNPRMVLFLDELIVSKSMRNILNRNIFKVTFNQNFREVISNCQNIKRDGQNGTWITNDMIEAYCKLNELGIAKSVEVWQDEVLVGGLYGVDLGHVFCGESMFSTVSNASKVAFITLVKQLKTANYKLLDCQVYNPHLESLGCREIDRNEFISILNVSKK; this is translated from the coding sequence ATGTATTATTTAACTGCAGCATTATCCTTTCCTCCGGTTTCGCAGACTAATTCTTCGGGCATTCTTGCTCTTGGAGGAGATTTGTCGACTGAGCGTCTACAGCTTGCTTATGCGAATGGGATTTTTCCATGGTTTGAAGATGGGGAACCTATTACATGGTGGTCACCTAATCCCAGAATGGTTTTGTTTCTGGATGAATTGATTGTTTCCAAGAGTATGCGTAACATTCTCAATAGGAATATTTTCAAGGTTACGTTTAATCAGAATTTTAGAGAGGTAATCTCTAATTGTCAAAACATAAAACGCGATGGTCAAAATGGAACTTGGATTACCAATGATATGATTGAAGCCTATTGCAAATTGAACGAATTAGGTATTGCTAAATCAGTAGAAGTCTGGCAAGATGAGGTTTTGGTTGGTGGTTTGTATGGTGTCGATTTAGGTCATGTTTTTTGTGGTGAAAGTATGTTTTCTACAGTTTCTAATGCTTCAAAAGTAGCCTTTATTACTTTGGTAAAACAATTGAAAACAGCCAATTATAAATTGCTAGATTGTCAGGTTTATAATCCTCATCTCGAAAGTTTAGGCTGTAGGGAAATTGACAGAAACGAATTCATTAGTATTTTGAATGTTTCTAAAAAGTAA
- a CDS encoding MOSC domain-containing protein — protein sequence MDNILFISEIYIYPIKSLGGISCQSAKAEEMGFENDRRWMLIDENNQFISQREHPILSQFQPQILEDTIEITYQGKKHTFFINESLNSPISVPVWDDQSEVFEVNKTTSDWFSECLSFTCKLVKILEVGDRKHKSTALNVTFNVSLADGYPYLLVGSESLDHLNEKLKDKITIARFRPNIVINSSIAHEEDHFGIIKIGNVTFQNVKPCGRCIMVNNDPLKSIVLKEPLKTLSKYRKVDNSVLFGTNLVCVEKGIVSVGDVLSF from the coding sequence ATGGATAATATTCTTTTTATTAGCGAAATCTACATCTATCCCATTAAAAGTTTAGGAGGAATTAGCTGTCAAAGTGCCAAGGCCGAAGAAATGGGTTTTGAAAATGACAGACGATGGATGTTGATTGATGAAAATAATCAATTTATAAGTCAAAGAGAGCATCCTATTCTCAGTCAATTTCAGCCTCAAATTTTAGAAGATACAATTGAGATCACGTATCAAGGTAAAAAGCATACTTTTTTTATTAACGAAAGTCTAAATAGTCCAATTTCAGTGCCTGTTTGGGATGATCAAAGCGAAGTTTTCGAAGTTAATAAAACGACCTCCGATTGGTTTAGTGAATGTCTTAGTTTTACTTGTAAATTGGTAAAAATCCTAGAAGTTGGAGATCGAAAACATAAAAGTACGGCATTGAATGTTACTTTTAATGTTAGTCTAGCCGATGGTTACCCCTATTTATTAGTAGGGAGCGAAAGTTTAGATCATTTAAATGAAAAATTAAAAGATAAAATTACTATTGCTAGATTTAGACCCAATATTGTTATTAATAGTAGCATTGCTCATGAAGAGGATCATTTTGGTATTATAAAAATAGGCAATGTTACCTTCCAAAATGTAAAACCTTGCGGCAGATGCATAATGGTTAATAATGATCCATTGAAAAGTATTGTATTAAAAGAACCGCTAAAGACATTAAGTAAATACCGAAAAGTGGATAATAGTGTTCTTTTTGGGACTAATTTAGTCTGCGTTGAAAAAGGGATTGTTAGCGTAGGGGATGTTTTGAGTTTTTAG
- a CDS encoding HesA/MoeB/ThiF family protein → MSIIQDFLRYNRQMILPEIGDSGQEKLKKASVLVIGAGGLGCPILQYIATAGVGTIGIVDFDTIELHNLHRQILYTEKHVGQSKSITAKSVLETLNPLIAVIAFEEKLTMENAAQIIKAFDVVVDGCDNFATRYLVNDICVTLGKPLIYGSILKFEGQMAVFNHNGSKNLRDLFPEPPNPKDVPNCNLNGVLGTLPGIIGTMMANETLKLIMDLPTLENELVLFDSLNWSFNKLKF, encoded by the coding sequence ATGAGTATTATTCAAGACTTTTTACGATATAACAGACAAATGATATTGCCCGAGATAGGTGATTCGGGACAAGAAAAACTCAAGAAAGCTAGCGTTTTGGTAATTGGTGCAGGCGGACTGGGTTGTCCTATTTTACAATATATAGCAACGGCTGGAGTAGGAACCATAGGAATTGTAGATTTTGACACAATAGAATTGCACAACCTGCACCGGCAAATATTATATACTGAGAAACATGTTGGTCAATCAAAATCAATTACGGCAAAATCAGTTTTAGAAACTTTAAATCCATTGATTGCTGTTATCGCCTTTGAAGAAAAATTAACAATGGAAAACGCCGCACAAATTATTAAAGCCTTTGATGTGGTTGTTGACGGTTGTGATAATTTTGCTACACGCTATTTAGTAAATGATATTTGCGTAACGTTAGGAAAACCATTAATCTATGGCAGCATATTGAAATTTGAGGGACAAATGGCGGTTTTCAATCATAACGGAAGTAAGAATCTTCGGGATTTGTTCCCTGAACCTCCAAATCCAAAAGACGTTCCCAATTGTAATTTGAATGGCGTATTAGGTACGCTTCCGGGAATTATCGGCACAATGATGGCGAATGAAACTTTGAAACTGATTATGGATTTACCGACTTTAGAAAATGAATTAGTACTTTTTGATAGCTTGAATTGGAGTTTCAATAAACTTAAATTCTAA
- the thiH gene encoding 2-iminoacetate synthase ThiH, whose amino-acid sequence MNTFKSVFDNYNWDTIKTKIYSTNSLQVEYALAKNKRSLDDFLALISPAAKPYLEQMAQLAHELTKKRFGKTIQMYAPLYLSNECQNICTYCGFSLDNKIKRKTLTESEITLEIEVLKKAGFDHVLLVTGEANYTVNIHYFLKAITQIKNDFSTISAEVQPLSTEEYEQLHDAGVYSILVYQETYHRDVYKQYHTKGKKSNFDYRLETPDRVGTAGIHKIGLGVLLGLEDWRTDSFFNALHLDYLQKTYWQTKYAVSFPRLRPAEGVIEPNFIMDDTDLTQLICAYRLWNEDLEISMSTRENEKFRDNIIPIGITSMSAGSKTNPGGYVVDPQSLEQFEISDERSAWEIAKVISSRGYEPVWKDWDKTFSQKPNVESQRI is encoded by the coding sequence ATGAACACATTCAAATCAGTTTTTGATAATTATAATTGGGACACTATTAAAACCAAAATATACAGCACTAATTCACTACAGGTCGAATATGCATTAGCCAAAAACAAACGCAGTCTCGATGATTTTCTGGCATTAATTTCACCTGCTGCTAAGCCCTATTTAGAGCAAATGGCGCAACTGGCACATGAATTAACTAAAAAAAGATTCGGCAAAACGATTCAGATGTATGCTCCTTTGTATTTAAGTAACGAATGTCAGAACATTTGCACCTATTGTGGTTTTAGTTTGGATAACAAAATAAAACGAAAAACACTCACTGAAAGTGAAATTACGTTAGAAATTGAGGTCTTAAAAAAAGCGGGATTTGATCATGTTTTGTTGGTTACCGGCGAAGCCAATTATACGGTAAACATTCATTATTTTCTAAAGGCAATTACACAAATAAAAAATGACTTTTCCACCATTTCAGCCGAAGTGCAGCCTTTATCAACAGAAGAATACGAGCAATTACATGATGCTGGTGTCTATTCAATTTTAGTATATCAGGAAACGTATCATCGTGATGTTTATAAACAATACCATACAAAAGGGAAAAAATCCAATTTCGATTATCGTTTGGAAACACCGGATCGAGTAGGAACTGCAGGTATTCATAAAATTGGATTGGGTGTTTTATTAGGATTGGAAGATTGGCGTACGGACAGTTTTTTCAACGCCTTGCATTTAGATTATTTGCAAAAAACGTATTGGCAAACTAAGTATGCAGTTTCTTTCCCTAGATTAAGACCCGCAGAAGGAGTTATTGAGCCCAACTTTATCATGGATGATACCGATTTAACCCAACTCATTTGTGCCTACCGTTTGTGGAATGAAGATTTAGAAATCTCCATGTCAACCCGTGAAAATGAAAAATTTCGTGATAATATCATTCCTATTGGGATTACCAGTATGAGTGCCGGTTCTAAAACCAATCCTGGAGGCTATGTTGTGGATCCGCAATCCTTGGAGCAATTTGAAATCAGTGATGAGCGTTCAGCTTGGGAAATTGCAAAAGTAATTTCCAGTAGAGGATACGAACCCGTTTGGAAAGATTGGGATAAAACCTTCAGTCAAAAGCCGAATGTCGAAAGTCAAAGGATTTAA
- a CDS encoding thiazole synthase has protein sequence MATSLYKIGDKTFESRLFLGTGKFGSNQQMEEAILASGSELVTVALKRVDLETETDAILAHLKHPRINLLPNTSGARNAKEAIFAAQLAREALETNWLKLEIHPDPRFLLPDPIETLKATEELAKLGFIVLPYIHADPVLCKRLEDAGTSAVMPLGSPIGSNKGLKTIDFLEIIIEQSRVPVIIDAGIGAPSDAAKAMELGADAVLVNTAIAVAGNPILMAEAFREAVVAGRKAYEAQLAQKVNRAVASSPLTAFLYE, from the coding sequence ATGGCAACTTCATTATATAAAATAGGAGACAAAACCTTCGAATCCCGCTTGTTTTTAGGCACAGGGAAATTCGGTTCCAACCAACAAATGGAAGAAGCCATTTTGGCGTCTGGGAGCGAATTAGTTACCGTGGCACTGAAACGTGTCGATTTAGAAACCGAAACCGATGCTATTTTAGCACATCTCAAACACCCAAGAATTAATTTATTACCCAATACTTCGGGTGCAAGAAATGCTAAAGAAGCCATTTTTGCAGCACAATTAGCCAGGGAAGCATTAGAAACCAATTGGCTGAAACTGGAAATTCATCCCGATCCAAGATTTTTATTACCTGATCCTATCGAAACCTTAAAAGCCACAGAAGAATTGGCCAAGTTAGGATTTATCGTTTTGCCTTACATTCATGCGGACCCCGTTTTGTGCAAACGTTTGGAAGACGCCGGAACTTCAGCGGTAATGCCTTTGGGCTCGCCGATAGGCAGCAACAAAGGATTAAAAACCATTGATTTTTTAGAAATCATTATCGAACAAAGTAGAGTTCCTGTAATTATTGATGCCGGAATTGGCGCGCCATCTGATGCAGCAAAAGCAATGGAACTTGGAGCTGATGCGGTTTTAGTAAATACTGCAATTGCTGTGGCAGGAAATCCAATACTGATGGCAGAAGCTTTCAGAGAAGCTGTAGTCGCTGGTCGAAAAGCATACGAAGCGCAATTAGCACAAAAAGTAAATCGAGCAGTGGCTTCGAGTCCTTTGACAGCATTTTTATATGAATAA
- a CDS encoding thiamine phosphate synthase, translated as MYNQLQYISQGTTVKEQLYNIHQALDNGCDWIQMRFKYQKPKKTFALAEAIKFLCEEYLANFIINDNVDLAKQFAADGVHLGLSDMGVAEAREILGKTKIIGATANTVEDIIRQVNNGCDYIGLGPFQYTKTKNNLSPILGLEGYESIISKLKEKQIEIPIYAIGGITLENVESLMETGIHGIAVSGIITKSDQKNKLITELNEKLHGNFII; from the coding sequence ATGTATAACCAATTACAATACATTTCGCAAGGAACCACAGTCAAAGAACAATTATACAACATCCATCAAGCTTTGGACAATGGCTGCGACTGGATTCAAATGCGATTCAAGTACCAGAAACCGAAAAAAACATTTGCTTTGGCGGAAGCCATAAAATTTTTGTGTGAAGAATACCTCGCCAATTTCATCATCAACGACAATGTAGATTTAGCCAAACAATTTGCTGCCGACGGTGTTCATCTTGGACTTTCGGATATGGGAGTTGCAGAAGCAAGAGAAATTTTGGGCAAAACCAAAATCATTGGAGCAACTGCAAATACGGTTGAAGACATAATCCGTCAAGTAAATAATGGTTGTGATTACATTGGTTTAGGTCCTTTTCAATATACAAAAACCAAAAATAATTTAAGTCCGATTCTGGGACTTGAGGGCTACGAATCCATAATTAGCAAACTGAAAGAGAAGCAAATTGAAATTCCCATCTATGCCATTGGCGGTATTACATTGGAAAATGTAGAAAGTCTAATGGAAACTGGAATTCATGGTATTGCGGTTTCTGGAATCATTACCAAAAGTGACCAAAAAAACAAACTCATTACTGAACTTAACGAAAAATTACATGGCAACTTCATTATATAA
- a CDS encoding hydroxymethylpyrimidine/phosphomethylpyrimidine kinase: MSTNRPFVLTIAGFDPSGGAGILADAKTFEQHHVYGFAVNTGNTIQTENEFFEMQWTDLDFVLKSMEKLFDNYSIKAVKIGIIPSLDYLKEIVSLIKKLSPKTKIIWDTVLKSSSEFNFTTIENQYILIEILKKIDLITPNYNEILQLSTGENNPVLIALELSKYCSTLLKGGHNPFAVGIDYLYTGIEIFRLTPNNTLVFEKHGSGCVLSSAITANLALGQDLKTACSNAKKYTETYLQSNQTKLGYHHV, encoded by the coding sequence ATGTCAACAAATCGCCCTTTCGTATTAACAATTGCAGGTTTTGATCCTTCTGGTGGTGCAGGAATTTTGGCAGATGCGAAAACATTCGAGCAACATCATGTCTATGGATTTGCAGTGAATACCGGTAATACCATTCAAACTGAAAATGAATTCTTCGAAATGCAATGGACTGACTTAGATTTTGTTTTGAAATCAATGGAAAAATTGTTCGACAACTATTCTATCAAAGCTGTAAAAATTGGAATTATTCCTTCATTGGATTATTTAAAAGAAATTGTTTCACTTATAAAAAAGCTTTCGCCAAAAACAAAAATAATTTGGGATACGGTTTTGAAGTCCAGTAGCGAATTCAATTTTACAACCATCGAGAACCAATATATTTTGATAGAAATCTTAAAAAAAATAGATTTAATAACACCCAATTACAATGAGATTCTACAATTGTCAACGGGAGAAAATAATCCTGTTTTAATTGCACTTGAACTGTCAAAATACTGTTCCACTTTACTTAAAGGAGGTCATAATCCATTTGCAGTAGGTATTGATTATTTATATACCGGAATTGAAATCTTCAGGCTTACGCCAAATAACACTTTAGTTTTCGAAAAGCATGGCTCCGGCTGTGTACTATCATCCGCTATTACAGCCAATTTAGCCTTGGGACAAGACCTAAAAACAGCATGCAGCAACGCTAAAAAGTATACAGAAACCTATTTACAATCTAACCAAACTAAATTAGGATATCATCATGTATAA
- a CDS encoding thiamine phosphate synthase — translation MIVISNPTFIKNEISTIHDLFENGMELFHVRKPDFSTAEMKAFLSEIKSDHRRNLVLHSHHQLAEAIGINRIHFTEKMRTETSEERLKKWKEKKFTLSTSLHKMVDFEKLSDVFDYAFFGPVFESISKPNYISNLDFKKELEQRKNNITTLIALGGITSERIKTALGYGFDDVALLGIIWNSNNPIENYKLCQQIALSY, via the coding sequence ATGATAGTTATTTCCAATCCCACTTTTATAAAGAATGAAATCAGCACTATACATGATCTTTTCGAGAATGGGATGGAGTTATTTCATGTTCGTAAACCCGATTTTTCTACAGCCGAAATGAAAGCTTTCTTATCGGAAATAAAATCAGATCATAGACGAAATTTAGTTTTACACAGCCATCATCAATTAGCAGAAGCAATTGGAATTAATCGCATTCATTTTACAGAAAAAATGAGAACCGAAACATCTGAAGAACGTTTAAAAAAATGGAAAGAAAAAAAATTTACACTCTCTACTTCCCTTCACAAAATGGTTGATTTTGAAAAATTATCTGATGTTTTCGATTATGCGTTTTTTGGACCCGTTTTCGAAAGTATTTCTAAACCAAATTACATTTCGAATCTTGATTTTAAAAAAGAATTGGAACAAAGAAAGAATAACATAACAACATTGATTGCGCTAGGAGGAATTACATCTGAGAGAATCAAAACTGCATTAGGATATGGTTTTGATGATGTGGCGCTTTTAGGCATCATTTGGAACAGCAACAACCCAATAGAAAATTACAAACTATGTCAACAAATCGCCCTTTCGTATTAA
- the thiC gene encoding phosphomethylpyrimidine synthase ThiC produces the protein MNNEEKISRTPFPNSTKIYVDGTIHPIKVAMREIALADTKMSNGRIEKNPPVTVYDTSGPFTDPNIEIDIRKGLPRIREQWILDRNDVEELTEISSEYGKKRLNDERLNELRFEYLHKPMRAKKGANVSQLYYAKQGIITPEMEYIAIRENQRLELINEQTKTMQCQHAGQSFGANTPKSKITPEFVRSEVARGRAIIPNNINHPESEPMIVGRNFLVKINANIGNSAVTSTIEEEVEKAVWACRWGADTIMDLSTGKNIHETREWIIRNSPVPIGTVPIYQALEKVNGVAEDLTWGVFRDTLIEQAEQGVSYFTIHAGVLLRYIHLTANRVTGIVSRGGSIMAKWCLFHHKENFLYTHFEEICEIMKQYDVAFSLGDGLRPGSIADANDAAQFAELETLGELTKIAWKHDVQVFIEGPGHVPMHMIKENMDKQLEHCDEAPFYTLGPLTTDIAPGYDHITSAIGAAMIGWYGCAMLCYVTPKEHLGLPNKKDVKDGVITYKISAHAADLAKGHPGSQYRDNALSKARFEFRWEDQFNLSLDPDTAREFHDETLPADGAKVAHFCSMCGPKFCSMKISQEIRDVAEAEKGMQEKSQEFVESGKEIYS, from the coding sequence ATGAATAACGAAGAAAAAATCTCAAGAACTCCTTTTCCAAATTCGACAAAAATTTACGTAGACGGAACTATTCATCCCATAAAAGTAGCGATGCGTGAAATTGCATTGGCAGACACTAAAATGTCAAATGGCAGAATAGAAAAAAACCCTCCAGTAACCGTTTACGATACTTCGGGCCCATTTACGGACCCAAATATCGAAATTGACATTAGAAAAGGATTGCCGCGCATTCGCGAACAATGGATTCTGGATCGTAATGACGTCGAAGAGTTAACCGAAATCTCATCTGAGTATGGAAAAAAGCGCTTGAATGACGAAAGACTAAATGAATTGCGTTTTGAATATTTACACAAACCCATGCGTGCCAAAAAAGGAGCCAATGTGTCCCAATTGTACTATGCAAAACAAGGGATCATTACTCCCGAAATGGAATACATCGCCATTCGTGAAAACCAACGCTTAGAACTAATAAATGAACAAACTAAGACAATGCAATGCCAACACGCTGGTCAAAGTTTTGGAGCTAATACCCCAAAATCTAAAATCACACCTGAATTTGTTCGTAGCGAAGTGGCTAGAGGTCGTGCTATTATTCCAAATAACATCAACCATCCCGAAAGTGAACCTATGATTGTAGGCCGTAATTTCTTGGTAAAAATCAATGCAAACATTGGTAACAGTGCCGTGACCTCAACAATAGAAGAAGAAGTAGAAAAGGCAGTTTGGGCTTGCCGTTGGGGAGCTGACACGATTATGGACTTGTCAACAGGTAAAAATATTCACGAAACCAGAGAATGGATTATTAGAAATTCTCCAGTACCTATTGGAACGGTTCCTATTTACCAAGCTTTGGAAAAAGTTAATGGCGTTGCCGAAGATTTAACTTGGGGAGTATTCCGCGATACTTTAATAGAACAAGCCGAACAAGGTGTGTCTTATTTCACTATTCATGCCGGCGTTTTATTGCGTTACATCCATTTAACAGCCAACCGCGTTACCGGAATTGTTTCCCGCGGTGGTTCTATTATGGCAAAATGGTGTCTGTTTCACCACAAAGAAAACTTTCTTTATACTCATTTCGAGGAGATTTGCGAAATCATGAAACAGTATGATGTAGCTTTCTCATTAGGAGATGGTTTACGTCCCGGTTCTATTGCCGACGCAAATGACGCCGCACAATTCGCCGAATTGGAAACACTTGGAGAACTGACAAAAATAGCATGGAAACATGACGTTCAGGTATTTATTGAAGGACCCGGTCACGTACCAATGCACATGATTAAAGAAAACATGGACAAACAATTAGAACATTGTGACGAAGCTCCTTTTTATACTTTAGGACCATTAACAACAGATATCGCTCCAGGTTATGATCACATCACTTCTGCTATTGGTGCAGCGATGATTGGTTGGTACGGCTGCGCAATGTTATGCTATGTAACACCAAAAGAACACCTTGGCTTACCCAACAAAAAAGACGTTAAAGATGGTGTTATTACTTATAAGATTTCCGCACATGCAGCTGATTTGGCCAAAGGTCATCCAGGATCACAATACCGTGACAATGCATTGAGCAAAGCACGATTTGAATTCCGTTGGGAAGACCAATTCAACTTGTCATTGGACCCAGATACTGCTCGTGAATTTCATGATGAAACCTTACCAGCAGATGGTGCAAAAGTGGCTCATTTTTGCTCAATGTGCGGACCAAAATTCTGCTCTATGAAAATTTCACAAGAAATACGTGATGTTGCCGAAGCCGAAAAAGGGATGCAAGAGAAATCACAAGAATTTGTAGAAAGTGGAAAAGAAATTTATAGCTAA
- the thiS gene encoding sulfur carrier protein ThiS, with amino-acid sequence MELKINNQTKQFASDSLTVQALLDLEIPIKQSGIAIAINNTVIPKSNWNSHLIQETDDIIIISATQGG; translated from the coding sequence ATGGAGCTCAAAATCAACAATCAAACAAAACAATTTGCATCTGACAGTCTAACTGTTCAAGCATTACTTGACTTGGAAATTCCCATAAAACAAAGTGGAATTGCCATAGCCATTAACAATACCGTGATTCCAAAATCCAACTGGAATTCCCATCTCATACAAGAAACCGACGACATTATTATCATTTCTGCAACTCAAGGAGGATAG